TCAGTGGCTGCTGCAGCTGGTGCAGGGCACTGGCCTGCACGTACGCGTCGTACGGCACCCTCTCGGCGAACTCCAGCGTCGGCTCGCCACCGTTACGTGCGGCGCGGGCGGCCCGCTGGCGCGGGGTCACCGGTCGCACCGAGGCGGGGCGGTTCGGCGCCCGCCGCTCCGTCTGATCCACCATCTGTCTCCCTCCCCCGGACTAGCCGACGTCATGATCCCGCGGTCGGATCGGCCTACGGAATGCCGGATCAACGGCTCTCGGCGCTTTCTCCTGGCGAAACAACGGCAACTAGGCGAAGTCGGTTCACGAAAGTAAGGTCTGAGCGTGGACGACATGGACTGGGCCCTGCTGCGCGAGTTGCAGGCCGACGCGCGGCTCTCCTTCAGTGAGCTGTCCCGGCGGGTGCACCTGTCCCCGCCAGCGGTTGCGGAGCGGGTTCGCCGGCTGGAGGAGGCCGGCGTCATCACCGGCTACCACGCCCATGTCGACCTGACCCGGGCCGGCCGTACCGTGGTCGCGCTGATCCGGATGTCCTGCTACGGCGCGCGATGCATCCTGCACGATCCGGCGGTGGCCGGCTGGCCGGAGATCCTGGAGATCCACCGGATCACCGGCGACGCGTGCAGCATGCTGAAGGTGGCCGCCGGCTCGATCGGTGCCTTCGAGGGGGTCATCGACCGACTCGCCCCGTACGGCCAGCCGTCGAGCACGATGGTCCTCTCCTCCCCCCTCGACTGGCAGCCCATCACCCCCCTCCCCCGCCCCTGACCCTGACCGCGGCGAATCGGGGACGCGGGCCCTCGGGGTGGGTCGGTTTGGGCTTGGGCCAGGGGGAAAGCAGCGGCGTGCCCAGGGGAGGGTTCCGGCGGTCGTCGCCGGTTGGGGGGAAATCATGCAGGGAATCCGCACGATCAACCGCGCGCTCTCGTCCGCACTGACACTGGTGGGGCTGATCGGGGCGTTCGTCCTGATGTCTGTCGCGCCGGCGCGGGCCGGTGAGAACATCTTCGTCGAGGTGACGCCGAACAGCGCCCAGGCCGGTAGCCGGGTCAGCATCCGGGCGAGCTGCGACAACGACAACAACAACCGGAAGTCCAACGTGCACTCCGACGCGTTCGGGCACGTGATGCTCAAGCCGGACAAGGGCTTCCTGACCGCGCAGGTCACCATCCCGGCCGACAAACAGGCCGGTGACTACCCGGTCGACCTGCGCTGTGAGAACGGCCAGACCGCCTCGACCACGCTGACCGTGCTGAACATGGCGTCACCCAGCAAGGGACCGGCGACCGGGGGCGGCGGAACGGCCAGCGGTCGCGGTACCGGCTCGCTGTTGGTGCTCGGCGGCGTGGCACTGGTCGCCACCGCGGTCGCACTTGGGATGGTGGGCGGCCGGCGCCGGACCGGAGCCGGCTCCTGAGCCGGATCACCCATGACCCGCAGATCCGCGCGTGCGCGGCCGGACCGCACTGCCGCGCGCGCGCGGCCGGAGGGCCGCGCCCGCTTCCGGGCCGGGCCGGTGCTGCGCGCCTCCGGCCGGCTGGTGGCCCGCGCCTCCGGCCGGCTGCGTCGGGTCGCCGGGCAGGCCGGGTCGGCCAGTGTCAGCACCAGCGATCCGGCCGCCCGCCCACTGCCACCGCGCCGCCCTGCCGGGTCGAGGTTGGCCCGACCCCGTTTCGGTACGGGACCGGGGCTGCCGGTGCTGGCCATCGCCGCGCTGATGGTGGTGATCGTGGCGATGCTCGGCGTCGAGCAGGTGACCGGCATGAGCCTGCTGCCGGACCGGCTCAGCGCCGGCCTGCGACCGCCACCGAAGAAGTTCCCCGTGCTGCCGGCCAGCCCCCCAACCAGCCTCGCCATCGAAAAGATCGACCTGCGGGCACCCGTGCACGATGTGGGCATCGCCCCGGACGGCACCATCGCGGTGCCGGACGCGGCCCGCGCCCAGGAGGCCGGATGGTACGACCAGGGACCGACCCCCGGCCAGTACGGCCCGGCGGTGATCGTCGGGCACGTCGACACCACCAGCGGGCCGGCGGTCTTCCATCAACTCCGCGAGCTGCGTGACGGTGACCAGATCGAGGTCACCCGCACCGATCACAGCGTGGCGGTCTTCGAGGTGAATTCGGTGGAGAAGTTCGACAAGGGGCGCCTGCCGGTGAATGAGGTGTACGGCGACTTCAGCCGCCCGAGCCTTCGACTGATCACCTGCGGCGGCCAATGGGTCGGCGGCGAGACCGGCTACTCGGACAACGTCGTTGTCTTCGCCTCACTGGTCAAGGCTCGTGGAGGTGGTTAGCGCGCCTCGTCCCGCATCTCGGCGAGCGTCGCCGCCACGTCCACATTCTCGTCACCGAGCTTCGGCGGAAGCGGGACAGGGCCGCCGCTGGTCGGAGCGACGGCCCGCCCCGCAGCCACGAGTCCTAACCCTGGCTCGGGCTGGGGGCGCAGCCGGCGGCCGACGGTGACCGTCGGTCGCCTCCGGTAGGGCGGATGCGGTGTTGAGCGATATACCTCAGAGTCATATTCATACCTCTGAGGTATATCGCTCAACAGCACATCGACACGACATGCAGCCAAAGCAGATGGCGGGCGCCCTTCGCTGCGCCCGCAGGCGGGGCTATGGCACGAGGATGACCTTGCCGATTGCGCGACGGTTTGAGGGTTTTGGGGCTGTGACCGCGCTCAAGCGCTCGTAAGCCTCAACCGCTGGTTCAACGATACGGTTGATGGAATGACTTCCCTTCTCGACCTGCTTGCGGTATCGCCGACCCTGCTCGCGCTCGGCGAGCCGACGCATGGTGAATCCGCCTTCCTGCAGATCCGCAACGAGACCTTCATGTCGCTGACCGAGCATGGCTACCGGTCGATCGCGCTGGAGAGCGACCGGGCGGCGGGGCTGATCGCCGACGAGTTCGTGCGCGGTGACGATGCCGTATCGCTCGACCGTGCGCTGGCCGAAGGGTTCAGCCACGGGTTCGGCGCCGCCCCGGCCAACCGCGACCTGCTGCTGCGGATGCTCGAGTGGAATGCCGGACGGCCAACCGCCGAGCGTCTGACCTTCCACGGCTTCGACGCTCCACTGGAGATGGAGAGCGCTCCGAGCCCACGGCGCTACCTCGCCCGGGTTTGTGACTTCCTCGGCCTCGACCGGTCAGCGGAGATCGACGACCTGATCGGGGACGAGGATCGGTGGAGCGATACGGCCGCGATCTGGGAGCCGGGCAGATCGATCGGGCGCTCGACCGACGCCCAACGTCTGCGGGTGATCGCCGACGACCTCCTGACGGAGTTGTACCTTCAGGCACCCCGACGGCCCGAGGGCTGGCAGGCGGCGTTCGTACACGCCACCTCCGCGGTCGCGTTGCTGCGCTACCACGCCGCTGCCGCCGCACCACTGACGCAGGAGGAACGCTTCGCCCACCTGGCCGGGGTCCGGGACGCGCTGATGGCCGAGAACCTGCTCGCGATCCGGGCGACCGAGGCACACCGCGGGCCCACCCTGGTCTTCGCGCACAACACGCACCTCCAACGCCACCAGAGCACGATGACGATGGCCGGAACCGAGGTGGCGTGGGCTGGCGCCGGCGCGATCGTCGCCTCGCTGCTGAAGGACCAGTACGCGCTGGTCGTCGGCAGCCTCGGCGTGAGTCCCGCGCTCGGCATCGGGGCACCCGCCACGTCGACCTACGAAGGCAGGCTCCAACAGAAGGCCAACCATCCCGGGTACGTCCGTGCGTCCGAGATAGGACCGGCCGAACGGAGAGCCCACGACTACCGCTACTTCCCGCTGGATCAGACCACCATCGAACACGCCGATGCGGTGCTGCACATCCCGACCGGCGTCGACGCGGCCGTGCTCGCCGATCGGATCCTCGCGCTGCCCGGCGTCGAACAGGTCGTGGCGAACGAGGAGAACGGAGCGCCCGAGGATGCCTGGGGCGACCGGTTCTTCCATGTCGGCCCGGACCGCCGCCAGCCGTTCGCCACCATCGTCGAGCACGACGTGCCCGGCTTCGACGAGGCCGCACAGCTTGATCGTCCCGGTGTCTTCCGGCTCAACCTGGACCTGGGTCGTGCCGAGTTCGAGAGGCTGTTCGGCTTCCCGCCCAAGGCGTTCGAGGACCACCGGCACACCTTCGACTTCGCCCGGCTGGACACCCTCATGCCGCACCCGGGCTACGCGCTGTACGGCTTCGGCAGCATCGTCATGCCCGGTCCGCAACTGCTGCCCGAGATCGACCGGCTACTCGCGATCGCTCACGGCCGAGCAGCCGACCGTCACGAGCGCGCAGCCCGTCGCGCCGAACAGCAGGACTGAGCCAGCGACCAGCGCGGCAGCGCGATCGATGCCACCGTCGCTCCCGCCTGCGGCGCGATCGACGCCGCAGGCGGCGGCGGTCAGGCGGCGACTTCGGGCTCTCGCAGGTCGAGCCAGTCCGCCCAGCGGGGGTCGGGTGCGCGGTGCCCGAGCACCCGCCAGGCGGTGCCCTTCGGCGCGGCCGGCAGCGCGTGCAGCCGCCAGCCCATCTCGGCCGGGGTCTTGTCGCCCTTGGTGTGGTTGCACCGGGCGCACGCGGCGACCACGTTCTCCCAGGCGTGCCGGCCACCCCGGCTGCGCGGAAAGACGTGGTCGATGGTCTCGGCCGGGCCCCGGCAGTAGGCGCACCGCCACCCGTCCCGGGCGAAGATCGCCCGCCGGGACAATCCGACGTGTGTTCGGTACGGCACGCGGACGAAGCGGGTCAGCCGAACCACGGATGGCACCGGGAGGGCGTTCCGAGCGCTGTGCAGAATGCCGTCACCATCGGCGACGCAGACCGCCTTTGCGGAGAGGACGAGGATCGCGGCGCGACGCACCGACACGACACACAGCGGCTCGTAGGTGGCGTTGAGGACCAACGCGCCGGAGCCCACCGTGGGTCGTATGTCAGGCATCGCGATCACCCTCCCGGTTCAGCGGCTGCTGCGGACCGTCGCCGACCGGGGCCGGGGCACGGCGGCCCGCACGGTCGACGCCAGGCCGATCACCGACGTCCGTTGCGCCAATAGTCCCTGATCGGACCCCGGATTGCACGCACTAATCCGGGGTCGGTCATGAAGCTCTTTCCCGCACCTGTCACGATGGCCGGTTCGCCCCGTTCCGGCCATGCCCTCGGCGGCAGGTCACCCGGCCGGTGGGTCGGCGGCGGGCGCTCGGGCTCCTTGCGGTACGAAGACAGGGTGAGTGCCGTCAGCGTGATACCCCTTGCCCTGTCCACCGCCGGGTCGGTGAACTGCCAGGGCAGTTCCTCCTGCGAATTCCTGTACAGAATGACCAGGTCGGCCTGGTTCGCCGAGGGCAGTTACTGGATCCTGCTCAAGCCGCTGCGGGTGCTGTTGATCGTGGCACTGGCGATGGTGGCCCGCTGGGCGGTGCATCGCACGATCGACCGGTTGGTCCGGACGACCACCGACGGTGCGGTGCCGACGATGCTGCGGCCGCTGCGCGAGCGGGTGCCCAGCGCCGCGGTGGACCCGACCGAGTTCGTGCCGGAGCGGCGGCGGCAGCGGGCCGAGGCGATCGGCTCCGTGTTGCGCAGTCTGACCACGGCGTTCGTCTTCGGCATCGCACTGCTGATGATCCTGCGGGAGTTCAGCTTCGACCTGGCGCCGCTGTTGGCCAGCGCGGGTATCGCCGGCGTCGCGCTGGGCTTCGGCGCGCAGAGCCTGGTCAAGGACCTGATCGCCGGTCTCTTCATGCTGATCGAGGACCAGTACGGCGTGGGCGACAACGTCGACCTGGGCGAGGCGATGGGCGTGGTCGAGGCGGTCGGGCTCCGGGTCACCACCGTGCGCGACGGTCGCGGGGTGCTCTGGTACATCCGCAACGGCGAGATCATCCGGGTGGGCAACAAGAGCCAGGGCTGGGCTCTCGTGGTGGTGGACCTGCCGATCGGTTTCAGCAGCACCGAGGAGGCCACCGCCGTCCTGCGGACCGCGGCCGCCTCGATCGCGATGGACCCCGAACTGTCACCGGAGATCGTCGAGGCGCCGGACGTGCTGGGCGTCGAGCAGGTGACAGTGGACGGCGCGGTCATCCGGACGGTGGTGAAGACGACCGCCGACGGGCAGTTCGCGGTGGGTCGGGAGCTGCGTCGGCGGCTCGCGGAGGCTCTGGAGAACTCGGGGATCACCGCGCAGATCGCCGCGGCCCGCATCTATCCCGGGTTGCCGACCCGGCCGTTGCCGGACGGCGAGACTGGTCAGGGCGGCGCTACCTGACCCAGGTGCCGCCGTCCTCGAATTCAGGGGTCGCGGGCCAGCCGGCCCCTCAGGTATCGTCCGTTCGTTCAGTCGGGGAAGCGACGAATGACCCGTTCGGCCTAGATAGTTGTCAGACGATCGGGCAGAATCCGGGGCACGCGTTCCCGCCAATGCGTGATCACATCCTCGCTGATCCGTAGATCTGACGAGCGCTTCCGGCCGGGCTGCCACGAGCGGCCGACCCGGAGGCCGATGGAGGCGACGGTGCCCGACGAGCGACCTTCCGCGGAAGGCCCAGCCACTTTTCGCGAGGTGTTCGCCCAGCACGAGTTCCGCGCCGTTTTCGTGGCGGGTGCTCTCTCCTGGGTCGGCGACTACGTCGCGAAGGCTGCCGTCACCCTTCTCGTCTATCAGAAGACCGAGTCGGTTGGGCTCTCCGCGGTTGCCTTCGCGGTCAGTTTCCTGCCCTGGCTGCTCGGCGGTCCCGTGCTCGCCGCACTCGCGGAGCGGTACCCGTACCGGCGGGTGATGGTGGCGTGTGACCTCATCCGGATGGCGCTGATGCTGCTCATCGCCATCCCGCAGCTGCCGTACCAGGCGGTGCTGGTGCTCATCTTCGCCTCGACGCTGGCCAACCCGCCGAGCCAGGCGGCGAAGTCGGCGTTGATGCCACAGATGCTCGCCGGGGACCGGCTGGTGCTCGGGCTGTCGCTGAACGGCAGCGTCGGGCAGGCGGCCCAGATCATCGGGTACGTGCTCGGCACCGCCGTCGCCTCGATCGACCCGAAGGTCGCGCTGCTGTTCAACGCGGCCACGTTCGGCGTCTCGGCGCTGCTGGTCCGCCTCGGGGTGCGAGATCGCCCGGCGATGGCGAACCCGGCGCACCGCAGCCACCTGCTGCGGGAGACTCGCGAGGGCTTCACCATCGTGTTCGGAACACCGGTGCTGCGGGCGATCGCGGTGCTGGTGTTCAGCGCGATGCTCTTCTCGATCCTCCCTGAGGGGTTGGCCGTTGGCTGGGCCCACGAGGAGAGCAACGGCGCCATGAGCGCGGGCACGGCCCAAGCAGTGATCATGGTGGCCAGCCCGGTCGGTTTCATCCTCGGCGGGTTGCTGGTGAGCCGCCTGTTCGGGCCGGCACGCCGACTGAAGCTGATGCGGCCGCTCGCGGTGCTCGCCCCACTGGTACTGGTGCCTGCGATGCTCAACCCGCCACCGCTGGCGGTGGCGTTGCTGGCCGCTCTCTGTGGTTTCGCGGTCGCTGGCATGTTGCCGATGGCCAACGGGCTCTTCGTCCAGGCTCTGCCCAACGGCTTCCGGGCCCGCGCCTTCGGGGTGATGGCTACCGGTGTCCAGGTCATCCAGGGCTTCGCGGTGCTGGTCACCGGGTTGATCGCCGATCACTTCGACAACGTCCCCTTCGTGGTCGGGCTGTGGAGCGCGGCCGGCGTGCTGCTGATGGCGGTAGCCGCGCTGCGCTGGCCGAGTCAGCAGACGTTGGACGAAACGATCGCCGCGGCGTCGGCGGCCAATGCCAAACCGCCCGCCGACCCGGGCGATCCCGCCACCGGCACGGCGGCAGGCCCTCCCGAGCCGCGTACGGGCGACGAGCACCGCCGGCACGCGGTCACCTGACCCGGCACGCGCTCACCTGCCCCGGTGCGCCCACGCGGACACGGGTGGGCCGGGCAGCGGAGCCCCTGCCCGTCGGCCGGGCGTGATCCGACGCACGGTGAGCGGGTCGGGTTGACAGGCGACGCGCCTGGCAGGATGGAACGGTGAACCCCGCAGGCGAATCCGACCGTCCCGGCGCATCGACGACCCTCTTCGAAGCGGTCGGCGGCGAGCCCACCTTCCGCAAGCTGGTCGACGAGTTCTACGTCGGCGTCGCCACCGATCCTCTGCTGCGGCCCATGTACCCGGAGGAGGACCTGGGCCCGGCGGCGGACCGGATGACCCTGTTCCTCATGCAGTACTGGGGAGGGCCGAACACGTACTCCGCACAGCGCGGCCACCCTCGGCTGCGGATGCGGCACGCGCCCTTCCGGATCGGCGCGGCCGAGCGGGACGCCTGGCTGCGGAACATGCGCCGCGCCGTGGACCGGCTCGACCTGGAGCCGGGGATCGCCCGCACGCTCTGGGACTACCTGGAGCGGGCCGCGTACTTCATGGTCAACGCCGAGGATGATCCGGCCGACGGCGCCTGACCCACCCGTTCGAGGGGTTGCGTCAGAGCAGCGCGCCCTCGTCGTGCAGCCAGTCCACGAAGCTGGTGGCCACCGCCGCGCCGCAGTCGAGCATCTCGACCAACAGCGCGTCGTGAGTGCCGGCGCCGAGCGGCACCTGGAGCTCGGCGTAGATCGGCAACTGCCCGCGCTCGGTCGGGTCACCGATGTACGCCTTGCAGAACCGGCGGGTGTGGTTCCACTCGTTGACCACCCGGTAGGCCCGGTCAGCCCAGTCCGGCGGGACCGTGGCGTGCGGACGTGCCCGCATGACCAGGATCTCGTCCTCCGGCCCTTCGAGGGTGACCAGCACCGCGTGCCGCTCCCACATGGCCAGCAGGTTGCCGTCGCCGTCGGCCAGGTAGCGCACGTCGAGTAGATCGAGTGCGTCGCAGACCCGGCGCAGACTCACCGGCTCGACGGTGGCGAGCATCTCGGTCAGCACGGGCCGTTCGTTGGCCGGGCAGTCGTCCCCCGGCTTTCGAGGGCTGGGCGGTCCGACCCGGACCGCGCTCTCCACTGTGATCCCGCTTCGGGTTTCCGGATCGCCGCC
The nucleotide sequence above comes from Micromonospora luteifusca. Encoded proteins:
- a CDS encoding Lrp/AsnC family transcriptional regulator, producing the protein MDDMDWALLRELQADARLSFSELSRRVHLSPPAVAERVRRLEEAGVITGYHAHVDLTRAGRTVVALIRMSCYGARCILHDPAVAGWPEILEIHRITGDACSMLKVAAGSIGAFEGVIDRLAPYGQPSSTMVLSSPLDWQPITPLPRP
- a CDS encoding class F sortase; translation: MRASGRLVARASGRLRRVAGQAGSASVSTSDPAARPLPPRRPAGSRLARPRFGTGPGLPVLAIAALMVVIVAMLGVEQVTGMSLLPDRLSAGLRPPPKKFPVLPASPPTSLAIEKIDLRAPVHDVGIAPDGTIAVPDAARAQEAGWYDQGPTPGQYGPAVIVGHVDTTSGPAVFHQLRELRDGDQIEVTRTDHSVAVFEVNSVEKFDKGRLPVNEVYGDFSRPSLRLITCGGQWVGGETGYSDNVVVFASLVKARGGG
- a CDS encoding DUF6194 family protein; this translates as MTSLLDLLAVSPTLLALGEPTHGESAFLQIRNETFMSLTEHGYRSIALESDRAAGLIADEFVRGDDAVSLDRALAEGFSHGFGAAPANRDLLLRMLEWNAGRPTAERLTFHGFDAPLEMESAPSPRRYLARVCDFLGLDRSAEIDDLIGDEDRWSDTAAIWEPGRSIGRSTDAQRLRVIADDLLTELYLQAPRRPEGWQAAFVHATSAVALLRYHAAAAAPLTQEERFAHLAGVRDALMAENLLAIRATEAHRGPTLVFAHNTHLQRHQSTMTMAGTEVAWAGAGAIVASLLKDQYALVVGSLGVSPALGIGAPATSTYEGRLQQKANHPGYVRASEIGPAERRAHDYRYFPLDQTTIEHADAVLHIPTGVDAAVLADRILALPGVEQVVANEENGAPEDAWGDRFFHVGPDRRQPFATIVEHDVPGFDEAAQLDRPGVFRLNLDLGRAEFERLFGFPPKAFEDHRHTFDFARLDTLMPHPGYALYGFGSIVMPGPQLLPEIDRLLAIAHGRAADRHERAARRAEQQD
- a CDS encoding HNH endonuclease yields the protein MPDIRPTVGSGALVLNATYEPLCVVSVRRAAILVLSAKAVCVADGDGILHSARNALPVPSVVRLTRFVRVPYRTHVGLSRRAIFARDGWRCAYCRGPAETIDHVFPRSRGGRHAWENVVAACARCNHTKGDKTPAEMGWRLHALPAAPKGTAWRVLGHRAPDPRWADWLDLREPEVAA
- a CDS encoding mechanosensitive ion channel family protein is translated as MKLFPAPVTMAGSPRSGHALGGRSPGRWVGGGRSGSLRYEDRVSAVSVIPLALSTAGSVNCQGSSSCEFLYRMTRSAWFAEGSYWILLKPLRVLLIVALAMVARWAVHRTIDRLVRTTTDGAVPTMLRPLRERVPSAAVDPTEFVPERRRQRAEAIGSVLRSLTTAFVFGIALLMILREFSFDLAPLLASAGIAGVALGFGAQSLVKDLIAGLFMLIEDQYGVGDNVDLGEAMGVVEAVGLRVTTVRDGRGVLWYIRNGEIIRVGNKSQGWALVVVDLPIGFSSTEEATAVLRTAAASIAMDPELSPEIVEAPDVLGVEQVTVDGAVIRTVVKTTADGQFAVGRELRRRLAEALENSGITAQIAAARIYPGLPTRPLPDGETGQGGAT
- a CDS encoding MFS transporter — protein: MEATVPDERPSAEGPATFREVFAQHEFRAVFVAGALSWVGDYVAKAAVTLLVYQKTESVGLSAVAFAVSFLPWLLGGPVLAALAERYPYRRVMVACDLIRMALMLLIAIPQLPYQAVLVLIFASTLANPPSQAAKSALMPQMLAGDRLVLGLSLNGSVGQAAQIIGYVLGTAVASIDPKVALLFNAATFGVSALLVRLGVRDRPAMANPAHRSHLLRETREGFTIVFGTPVLRAIAVLVFSAMLFSILPEGLAVGWAHEESNGAMSAGTAQAVIMVASPVGFILGGLLVSRLFGPARRLKLMRPLAVLAPLVLVPAMLNPPPLAVALLAALCGFAVAGMLPMANGLFVQALPNGFRARAFGVMATGVQVIQGFAVLVTGLIADHFDNVPFVVGLWSAAGVLLMAVAALRWPSQQTLDETIAAASAANAKPPADPGDPATGTAAGPPEPRTGDEHRRHAVT
- a CDS encoding globin — encoded protein: MNPAGESDRPGASTTLFEAVGGEPTFRKLVDEFYVGVATDPLLRPMYPEEDLGPAADRMTLFLMQYWGGPNTYSAQRGHPRLRMRHAPFRIGAAERDAWLRNMRRAVDRLDLEPGIARTLWDYLERAAYFMVNAEDDPADGA
- a CDS encoding YbjN domain-containing protein, with amino-acid sequence MPWWSWRPGPADGGDPETRSGITVESAVRVGPPSPRKPGDDCPANERPVLTEMLATVEPVSLRRVCDALDLLDVRYLADGDGNLLAMWERHAVLVTLEGPEDEILVMRARPHATVPPDWADRAYRVVNEWNHTRRFCKAYIGDPTERGQLPIYAELQVPLGAGTHDALLVEMLDCGAAVATSFVDWLHDEGALL